A region of Streptomyces deccanensis DNA encodes the following proteins:
- a CDS encoding glycosyltransferase encodes MKPQTICLCMIVKNEARVIERCLASVRPLIDTWVITDTGSTDGTPDLIRAALDGVPGELREEPWVDFGHNRTRNIQHARGKADFLLTVDADHVLRQDAPLPRLTATSYMLRYDTPGTQHRFKHLMRGDLLWRYEGVTHEYPCTDGPDVQENLDALVIEDHADGGCRADKFERDAQLLRRELERDPTNPRTVFYLANTERDLGHAREAIDLYERRAAMGGWGEEVYCSLLEAGILRAEAQDDWPGAMDTFSRAWESRPTRLEACYELASRLRLRRRHHTAHALLVDVVDRPAPDDLLFTKPWVYRWGLLFEFSITAHWVGDHAAALRACDRLLAMRDLPERVRRQVEINREFSAPHADRPDLSAVVRRPKAARTGKRSSGRKR; translated from the coding sequence GTGAAGCCGCAGACCATCTGCCTCTGCATGATCGTCAAGAACGAGGCGCGGGTGATCGAGCGCTGCCTCGCCTCCGTCCGCCCGCTGATCGACACCTGGGTCATCACCGACACCGGCTCGACGGACGGCACGCCGGACCTGATCCGCGCGGCGCTGGACGGCGTCCCGGGCGAGCTGCGCGAGGAGCCCTGGGTCGACTTCGGCCACAACCGGACGCGGAACATCCAACACGCCCGGGGAAAAGCCGACTTCCTGCTCACCGTCGACGCCGACCACGTACTGCGCCAGGACGCGCCGCTGCCCCGGCTCACGGCGACCTCGTACATGCTGCGCTACGACACACCGGGCACCCAGCACCGCTTCAAGCACCTGATGCGGGGGGACCTGCTCTGGCGCTACGAAGGGGTCACTCACGAGTACCCCTGCACCGACGGGCCCGACGTCCAGGAGAACCTGGACGCCCTCGTCATCGAGGACCACGCGGACGGCGGCTGCCGCGCCGACAAGTTCGAACGCGACGCGCAGTTGCTCAGGCGCGAACTGGAACGCGACCCCACCAACCCCCGCACCGTCTTCTACCTGGCCAACACCGAACGGGACCTCGGCCACGCGCGGGAGGCGATCGACCTGTACGAGCGACGTGCGGCGATGGGCGGCTGGGGCGAGGAGGTCTACTGCTCGCTCCTGGAGGCGGGAATCCTCCGGGCGGAGGCGCAAGACGACTGGCCGGGAGCCATGGACACCTTCTCCCGCGCCTGGGAGTCACGTCCCACCAGGCTCGAGGCCTGCTACGAGTTGGCCTCCCGGCTGCGGCTCCGGCGGCGTCATCACACCGCGCACGCCCTTCTCGTCGACGTCGTCGACCGGCCCGCGCCGGACGACCTGCTCTTCACCAAGCCCTGGGTCTACCGGTGGGGCCTGCTGTTCGAGTTCTCCATCACCGCCCACTGGGTGGGCGACCACGCCGCCGCGCTCCGGGCCTGCGACCGTCTGCTGGCCATGCGGGACCTGCCTGAACGCGTCCGCCGCCAGGTCGAGATCAACCGGGAGTTCTCGGCGCCGCACGCCGACCGGCCGGACCTGTCCGCCGTGGTACGCCGCCCCAAGGCGGCCCGGACCGGCAAGAGGTCGTCCGGGCGCAAGCGGTAG